Proteins from a single region of Lampris incognitus isolate fLamInc1 chromosome 16, fLamInc1.hap2, whole genome shotgun sequence:
- the dact1 gene encoding dapper homolog 1 — MSLCGWLEVIQDVFRNCLRRRDVGLISQLQELDRQISDLRLDTEWSLDRVETDSRPSSGFYELSDGVSCSLSNSSNSVFSECLSSCRSSICFCTALDSSLCPAFNSTPRPALESPLYQAGARQQSTDDLVGCVLGELSDDQDSSRMLRHSLSAPHASPPDCQSKFQFELVDRKSSDVFICPTFLNILKPEHPPTPAPALVPQSSSWPASSSSSSSSSSSSCQTPQKRLDGYIYTLLQRRAGPIRTCRPRTTISTDPSKSILRPAGLSGRQPPLPPPPAHPAQGTLRRSEVRPGWLAGGVQEMGGCQNNSHVTPNDLQIMNGSLTQTQSGSHVGNGGLQIGHFLNNKDINTNCNSLSKKTGSPSGNKRLAPTSTDTLLPELSIPGVVSSSKDTKQPSCSVASTTGQEPLKPPQSTKTQSATPRKSPKPLPSGLMGINDRPVPELISLASSYQSQNEGGRAGAGHNVRTEYILSQQLSGKLRKRSGKNVKVIKGRTAVVMQRGRGSKHVDSVSQTLSVRRDKQNHKSTTKKTCLPEYQSSTHQKVSMRAAAGMSSSRIKRIPVPIPEGQVLDGHSTAAMSCRAGVSRPHHQGLHGNHHQHHHQGREAVAVIAKPKHKRSDYHRLRGITELQYDEAFRRAQRRHRRALLSQTTANMCLPSEGQHSSPYSYVGGSDSEYSAECASLFHSTIVDTSEDEQSNYTTNCFGDSESSASEAESVTTSTSNSQESGGGAGGKGRSRNQAGAIRSGTGGQEMSPAPNKTFVKIKASHNLKKKILRFKSGSLKLMTTV, encoded by the exons ATGTCATTGTGTGGATGGCTGGAAGTGATTCAGGATGTATTCAGG aactgCCTGAGGAGGAGAGATGTGGGGTTGATCAGTCAGTTACAGGAGTTGGACCGACAGATCAGTGACCTGCGACTGGACACAGAGTGGTCACTGGACCGCGTGGAGACGGACAGCCGGCCGAGCTCAG gtTTTTATGAGCTGAGTGATGGGGTGTCCTGCTCTCTTTCTAACTCGTCCAACTCCGTGTTCAGCGAGTGTTTGTCCAGCTGTCGCTCCAGCATCTGTTTCTGCACCGCCCTCGACTCCTCCCTCTGTCCCGCCTTCAACTCTACCCCTCGCCCCGCCCTTGAGTCTCCCCTCTACCAGGCCGGCGCTCGGCAGCAGTCCACAG atGACCTGGTTGGTTGTGTGTTGGGGGAGTTGTCTGATGATCAGGACTCCTCTAGAATGCTTCGTCACTCCCTCTCAGCCCCACATGCCTCCCCCCCAGACTGCCAGTCTAAGTTCCAGTTTGAACTGGTGGACAGGAAGTCCAGTGATGTGTTCATCTGCCCCACCTTCCTCAACATACTGAAACCAGAGCATCCGCCTACTCCTGCTCCTGCTCTTGTACCCCAGAGCTCCTCCTGGCcagcttcctcctcttcttcatcctcttcctcctcctcttcctgtcaGACTCCTCAGAAGCGTCTGGACGGTTACATCTACACTCTGCTGCAGAGGAGAGCTGGGCCCATCCGAACCTGCAGACCCAGAACCACCATCAGCACCGACCCCTCCAAGAGCATCTTGAGACCGGCTGGTCTGTCAGGGAGACagccccctcttcctcctcctcctgctcaccCAGCTCAGGGAACGCTGAGGAGGTCAGAGGTGCGACCTGGCTGGCTGGCCGGTGGAGTTCAGGAGATGGGAGGATGCCAGAACAACAGTCATGTGACACCAAATGACTTGCAGATAATGAACGGCAGTTTGACACAAACACAAAGTGGCTCCCATGTTGGTAATGGAGGTTTGCAAATTGGCCACTTTCTCAACAACAAGGACATTAATACAAATTGTAATAGTCTGTCAAAAAAGACAGGTTCTCCGTCAGGAAACAAAAGACTAGCACCGACCTCTACGGACACTCTGCTTCCTGAGCTATCCATTCCTGGAGTTGTCTCCTCCTCCAAAGACACAAAGCAGCCATCTTGTTCTGTAGCATCCACCACTGGCCAAGAACCTCTAAAACCCCCTCAAAGCACCAAAACCCAATCAGCAACACCCAGAAAGAGCCCCAAGCCCCTCCCATCTGGCCTAATGGGGATAAATGATAGGCCAGTGCCAGAACTCATCAGTTTAGCCTCCTCCTACCAGAGCCAGAATGAAGGGGGTAGGGCTGGGGCAGGTCACAATGTCCGCACTGAGTACATCCTCTCGCAGCAGCTGAGCGGTAAGCTCCGGAAGCGCAGCGGGAAGAATGTTAAGGTCATCAAGGGGAGGACTGCTGTGGTGATGCAGCGAGGGCGGGGCTCTAAACATGTTGATTCTGTGTCACAGACACTGTCAGTCAGAAGAGACAAACAGAACCACAAGTCTACTACAAAGAAAACATGTCTTCCAGAATACCAGAGCTCCACCCACCAAAAAGTCTCCATGAGAGCTGCAGCCGGGATGTCCTCCTCTAGAATCAAACGCATCCCTGTACCGATCCCAGAAGGCCAAGTTCTAGATGGACACTCCACCGCCGCCATGAGTTGCAGAGCTGGAGTATCCAGGCCACATCACCAAGGTCTCCATGGAAATCACCATCAACATCATCACCAAGGACGGGAAGCGGTGGCGGTCATCGCTAAACCAAAACATAAACGGAGCGACTACCACAGGCTGCGGGGGATCACCGAGCTCCAGTATGACGAGGCATTCCGCCGTGCTCAGCGCCGCCACCGGAGGGCACTACTGAGCCAGACCACGGCAAACATGTGCCTGCCCTCTGAGGGGCAGCACAGCAGCCCCTACTCCTACGTGGGGGGGAGCGACTCTGAATATTCAGCCGAGTGTGCCTCCCTCTTCCACTCCACCATCGTAGACACCAGCGAGGACGAGCAATCCAACTACACCACCAATTGCTTCGGAGACAGCGAGTCCAGCGCCAGTGAGGCGGAGTCGGTCACTACCTCCACCAGCAACTCCCAGGAGAGTGGAGGAGGGGCGGGGGGGAAGGGAAGGAGCAGGAATCAGGCAGGGGCCATCAGGTCAGGGACAGGAGGGCAGGAAATGAGCCCAGCTCCGAACAAGACCTTTGTTAAGATCAAAGCGTCTCACAACCTGAAGAAGAAGATCCTGAGGTTCAAATCTGGTTCGCTCAAACTCATGACCACCGTATGA